In a single window of the Streptomyces sp. 846.5 genome:
- a CDS encoding sugar ABC transporter permease translates to MSNSAHNRVGSERAARRSLWPGRAGHGFVALYVALLIAFGVVPTGYAIYFAFTNGDTTFAGFSNFADAAADFRFLPAVEHVALYLLFWLVSLVVIVVGLALLLQRLVSNGLSTTLRFLFYIPGALAGAASVMVWLFILDPTVSPVAFLLRALGMDTFGQVVAPGGLPILFTLIAFWTGAGGWILVMYGALNNISPDILEAARIDGAGPWQTARRIQVPMLRKWIIYMTILAFAGGTQLFVEPQLLAQASVGVAGRDYSLNQLSYDFAFQNNNVNTAAAVSVELLLLGLVVAAVFVARSGFFDAD, encoded by the coding sequence GTGAGCAACTCCGCACACAACCGGGTCGGATCGGAGCGCGCCGCACGGCGCTCGCTCTGGCCCGGCCGGGCCGGGCACGGCTTCGTCGCCCTGTACGTGGCCCTGCTGATCGCCTTCGGCGTCGTCCCGACCGGCTACGCGATCTACTTCGCCTTCACCAACGGCGACACCACCTTCGCCGGGTTCTCCAACTTCGCCGACGCGGCGGCCGACTTCCGCTTCCTGCCGGCCGTCGAACACGTGGCGCTGTACCTCCTCTTCTGGCTCGTCTCGCTGGTCGTCATCGTCGTCGGCCTCGCCCTGCTGCTGCAGCGGCTCGTGTCCAACGGCCTGAGCACGACCCTGCGCTTCCTCTTCTACATCCCGGGAGCGCTGGCCGGCGCCGCGAGCGTCATGGTGTGGCTGTTCATCCTCGACCCGACGGTCAGCCCGGTCGCCTTCCTGCTGCGCGCCCTGGGTATGGACACCTTCGGCCAGGTCGTCGCCCCCGGCGGCCTCCCGATCCTGTTCACCCTGATCGCGTTCTGGACCGGCGCGGGCGGCTGGATCCTGGTGATGTACGGCGCGCTCAACAACATCTCACCGGACATCCTCGAAGCCGCCCGCATCGACGGCGCCGGCCCCTGGCAGACCGCCCGGCGCATCCAGGTCCCGATGCTGCGCAAGTGGATCATCTACATGACCATCCTCGCCTTCGCCGGCGGCACCCAGCTCTTCGTCGAGCCGCAGCTGCTCGCCCAGGCGAGCGTCGGAGTGGCGGGGCGGGACTACTCGCTCAACCAGCTCTCCTACGACTTCGCCTTCCAGAACAACAACGTCAACACCGCCGCCGCCGTCTCGGTCGAACTGCTGCTGCTCGGGCTCGTCGTCGCCGCTGTGTTCGTCGCCCGATCGGGGTTCTTCGATGCCGACTAG
- a CDS encoding carbohydrate ABC transporter permease, translated as MPTRSRGRTRRTPRSPLAPLVLLLFAVFFVLPVVWLLLAATKTDDQLVHANPLSFGSFHALRANWDALTGFQDDTVLLWLRNSALYTFVALAITLVVAIPAGYALALTEFRGRHTLLVATLVVMLMPSATLVVPLFLEMNAVHLIGSMWSIILPYSFYPFGVYLAYIYFSTAIPTSLLEAARLDGCSEFGTFRRVALPLATPVVALVGFFSFVANWTNYFLPYVLLPQSDQFPIQVGLGSLLDNVPQFNPTVGSLAVERPELALATLLAITPVLVVFLFSQRFLVTGMLAGATKD; from the coding sequence ATGCCGACTAGATCCCGTGGCCGTACCCGCCGCACCCCGAGAAGCCCGCTGGCCCCCCTGGTCCTGCTCCTCTTCGCGGTCTTCTTCGTCCTGCCGGTGGTGTGGCTGCTCCTGGCCGCGACCAAGACCGACGACCAGCTGGTGCACGCCAACCCGCTGTCCTTCGGCTCCTTCCACGCCCTGCGGGCCAACTGGGACGCGCTGACGGGCTTCCAGGACGACACCGTCCTGCTGTGGCTGCGCAACTCCGCGCTCTACACCTTCGTCGCGCTCGCCATCACCCTGGTGGTCGCGATCCCGGCGGGCTACGCCCTGGCGCTGACCGAGTTCCGCGGCCGGCACACGCTGCTGGTGGCCACGCTCGTGGTCATGCTGATGCCGAGCGCCACGCTGGTGGTGCCGCTGTTCCTGGAGATGAACGCGGTGCACCTGATCGGCTCGATGTGGTCGATCATCCTGCCCTACTCGTTCTACCCGTTCGGGGTCTACCTGGCGTACATCTACTTCAGTACCGCCATTCCCACGTCACTGCTGGAGGCCGCCCGGCTCGACGGCTGCTCGGAGTTCGGCACCTTCCGCCGGGTCGCACTGCCGCTGGCCACCCCCGTGGTGGCACTCGTGGGCTTCTTCAGCTTCGTCGCCAACTGGACCAACTACTTCCTGCCGTACGTGCTGCTGCCGCAGAGCGACCAGTTCCCGATCCAGGTCGGGCTCGGCTCCCTGCTCGACAACGTGCCGCAGTTCAATCCGACGGTGGGCTCGCTCGCCGTCGAACGTCCTGAGCTCGCTCTCGCCACGCTGCTGGCGATCACCCCGGTGCTCGTGGTGTTCCTCTTCTCCCAGCGCTTCCTGGTCACCGGCATGCTCGCCGGCGCCACCAAGGACTGA
- a CDS encoding SDR family oxidoreductase, with protein sequence MSELQGLRAVVTGGASGIGLATARLLSDRGAEVAVLDLQPAGVEKPLHSFVADIGDDASVRAAVEAAVATLGGLDILVNNAAIGAIGTVEDNDDAQWRQVLDVNVLGIVRTTRAALPHLRASQHAAVVNLGSIATLAGLPQRALYSAAKGAVFSLTLAMAADHVREGIRFNVVNPGTVDTPWVGRLLDAAEDLVAERVALNARQPSGRMVRPEEVAAAIAYLVSPLAGSTTGTVLAVDGGMSGLRMRPAGQ encoded by the coding sequence ATGAGTGAGCTTCAGGGCCTGCGGGCCGTCGTCACCGGCGGTGCCTCGGGCATCGGCCTGGCCACCGCCCGGCTGCTGAGCGACAGGGGCGCGGAGGTGGCCGTGCTGGACCTGCAGCCGGCCGGCGTCGAGAAACCGCTGCACTCCTTCGTCGCGGACATCGGCGACGACGCCTCGGTCCGTGCGGCAGTCGAGGCGGCCGTCGCCACCCTGGGCGGCCTCGACATCCTGGTCAACAACGCCGCCATCGGCGCGATCGGCACCGTCGAGGACAACGACGACGCCCAATGGCGCCAGGTGCTCGACGTCAATGTGCTCGGCATCGTGCGCACCACCCGCGCGGCGCTGCCGCACCTGCGCGCCTCGCAGCACGCGGCGGTGGTGAACCTCGGCTCGATCGCCACCCTCGCCGGGCTCCCGCAGCGGGCGCTCTACTCGGCGGCCAAGGGCGCGGTGTTCTCGCTCACCCTGGCCATGGCCGCGGACCACGTCCGCGAGGGCATCCGCTTCAACGTCGTCAACCCCGGCACGGTGGACACCCCGTGGGTGGGCAGGCTGCTGGACGCCGCCGAGGACCTGGTCGCCGAGCGGGTCGCGCTGAACGCCCGGCAACCGAGCGGACGGATGGTCCGCCCGGAGGAGGTCGCCGCCGCCATCGCCTACCTGGTGAGTCCGCTGGCCGGCTCGACCACGGGCACCGTGCTGGCCGTCGACGGCGGCATGTCCGGCCTCCGCATGCGCCCAGCCGGTCA
- a CDS encoding extracellular solute-binding protein has protein sequence MAHISRVSVTSRAKSRRTRAGLVAALTAITLGSLTACGGGTAKSSPNGAASFSPAAQEAGSVLTVWVDATRLAAAQLYQKENPSVKMKIVTYDGDANGSNYVQTKVSLFNRTGSGWPDVVFSSQNNEASWAVQSGFTAPLDKGLIPQATLDGWATGANAPCTVNGTVYCLRNDLSQTVLWYNATLMKQWGYQVPTTWEQYQALGQKVATEHPGYLVGSAGDTFAPEIYMWAGKCGANQVTGPKAVTVNTTGPECTKMATLLDTLIQNKTMSTSSVFSTDFAKNDAAKVLMLPGPDWFGGALFQGSFKTPKGQIAVAPMPQWAGDSTPSVGNVGGGTWLLSAHSKNLKDATAFLTWVTTSDDYQGKLAPGYPAYSKAATTWLTAQSSSGYYANDIAKPLQDAANQIWAGWGYPQFSQEAIWAATISPGVTAHKTIVSLLPAWGTAIENYAKTDGYQVGK, from the coding sequence ATGGCACACATTTCCCGAGTGTCCGTCACTAGCAGAGCGAAGAGCCGCCGCACCCGCGCCGGCCTCGTCGCCGCACTGACCGCGATCACCCTCGGCTCGCTCACCGCTTGTGGCGGCGGTACGGCCAAGTCCTCGCCGAACGGAGCCGCCAGCTTCTCCCCTGCGGCCCAGGAGGCCGGCAGCGTCCTGACCGTGTGGGTGGACGCGACCCGGCTGGCCGCGGCGCAGCTTTACCAGAAGGAGAACCCTTCGGTGAAGATGAAGATCGTCACCTATGACGGGGATGCCAACGGCTCGAACTACGTGCAGACCAAGGTGAGCCTGTTCAACCGCACCGGCAGCGGCTGGCCGGACGTGGTCTTCAGCTCCCAGAACAACGAGGCCAGCTGGGCGGTCCAGTCCGGCTTCACCGCTCCTCTGGACAAGGGCCTGATCCCGCAGGCCACTCTGGACGGCTGGGCGACCGGCGCCAACGCGCCGTGCACCGTCAACGGCACGGTCTACTGCCTGCGCAACGACCTGTCGCAGACCGTGCTGTGGTACAACGCCACGCTGATGAAGCAGTGGGGCTACCAGGTGCCGACCACCTGGGAGCAGTACCAGGCCCTGGGCCAGAAGGTCGCCACCGAGCACCCCGGGTACCTGGTCGGTTCGGCCGGCGACACCTTCGCCCCGGAGATCTACATGTGGGCGGGCAAGTGCGGTGCCAACCAGGTCACCGGGCCCAAGGCGGTCACGGTGAACACCACCGGCCCCGAGTGCACCAAGATGGCCACACTGCTGGACACCCTGATCCAGAACAAGACCATGTCCACCAGCAGCGTGTTCAGCACCGACTTCGCCAAGAATGACGCGGCCAAGGTCCTGATGCTGCCCGGCCCGGACTGGTTCGGCGGTGCGCTGTTCCAGGGCAGCTTCAAGACCCCCAAGGGCCAGATCGCGGTCGCGCCGATGCCGCAGTGGGCCGGAGACTCCACCCCGTCGGTCGGCAACGTCGGCGGCGGCACCTGGCTGCTGTCCGCGCACAGCAAGAACCTCAAGGACGCGACCGCGTTCCTGACCTGGGTGACGACCTCCGACGACTACCAGGGCAAGCTCGCCCCCGGGTACCCGGCCTATTCGAAGGCGGCCACGACCTGGCTGACGGCCCAGAGCAGTTCCGGGTACTACGCCAACGACATCGCCAAGCCGCTGCAGGACGCCGCGAACCAGATCTGGGCCGGCTGGGGCTACCCCCAGTTCAGCCAGGAGGCCATCTGGGCGGCGACCATCAGCCCCGGCGTGACCGCGCACAAGACCATCGTCTCGCTGCTGCCGGCCTGGGGTACCGCGATCGAGAACTACGCGAAGACCGACGGATACCAGGTAGGCAAGTGA
- a CDS encoding L-rhamnose mutarotase codes for MRRIAQTTRLLPERRDEYLALHSAVWPSVEAALLAAQIRNYSIFLHGDTLFAYYEYHGDDFDTDLAVIKADPETQRWWTFTDPCQDPWPDAPQGSRWSDLPEIWHLGEPPQS; via the coding sequence ATGAGGCGCATCGCCCAGACCACCCGGCTGCTCCCGGAACGCCGGGACGAGTACCTCGCTCTCCACAGCGCCGTCTGGCCGAGCGTCGAGGCCGCCCTGCTGGCCGCGCAGATCCGCAACTACAGCATCTTCCTGCACGGCGACACCCTGTTCGCCTACTACGAGTACCACGGCGACGACTTCGACACCGACCTCGCCGTCATCAAGGCCGACCCCGAGACGCAGCGCTGGTGGACCTTCACCGACCCCTGCCAGGACCCCTGGCCCGATGCCCCCCAGGGCAGCCGCTGGTCCGACCTGCCCGAGATCTGGCACCTCGGCGAGCCACCGCAGTCCTGA
- a CDS encoding alcohol dehydrogenase catalytic domain-containing protein, whose amino-acid sequence MSTFAVSYTAARTLAAGSSDTAPPGTGEVEIGPAYVGICGTDLHIFHGDMDARVKAPAVLGHEMSGRVLRVGPGVEGWQPGDPVTVMPLSWDGTCPACRRGHQHICQNLDFIGIDSPGAMQQRWVVPATTLVALPPGLPLDEAALVEPTAVAVHDVARAQVVSGEHVVVVGGGPVGVLIALVARAAGADVRVIELSASRRRVAGELGLTAWDPTVDDVTALVSEWTEDAGAEVAFEVSGAAAGVTTAVDVLAVRGRLCQVAIHPVPREVNLHRFFWREITLVGARLYDRSDFEKAVALVADGTIPAKALISAVVPLAEAADAFEALEAGGDVMKILLDCATAVAGGAE is encoded by the coding sequence ATGAGTACTTTCGCGGTCTCCTACACCGCGGCCAGGACCCTGGCCGCAGGGTCGTCCGACACCGCGCCGCCCGGTACGGGAGAGGTCGAGATCGGTCCCGCCTACGTCGGCATCTGCGGCACCGACCTGCACATCTTCCACGGCGACATGGACGCGCGGGTCAAGGCGCCCGCCGTGCTCGGCCACGAGATGTCCGGCCGGGTCCTGCGGGTCGGCCCCGGAGTCGAGGGCTGGCAGCCGGGCGACCCGGTCACGGTGATGCCGTTGAGCTGGGACGGGACCTGTCCGGCCTGCCGCCGGGGCCACCAGCACATCTGCCAGAACCTCGACTTCATCGGCATCGACTCGCCGGGCGCGATGCAGCAGCGCTGGGTCGTCCCGGCCACCACGCTCGTCGCCCTGCCGCCCGGCCTCCCGCTGGACGAGGCCGCGCTGGTCGAGCCGACCGCCGTCGCGGTGCACGACGTCGCGCGCGCCCAAGTGGTCAGCGGGGAGCACGTGGTCGTGGTCGGCGGCGGTCCCGTCGGCGTCCTCATCGCGCTCGTCGCGAGGGCCGCGGGCGCCGACGTACGGGTGATCGAACTGTCGGCCAGCAGGCGGCGGGTGGCCGGCGAACTCGGCCTGACCGCCTGGGACCCGACGGTCGACGACGTCACCGCGCTCGTGTCGGAGTGGACCGAGGACGCCGGGGCGGAGGTCGCCTTCGAGGTCTCCGGGGCGGCGGCCGGTGTCACCACCGCGGTGGACGTGCTCGCGGTGCGCGGACGGCTGTGCCAGGTGGCGATCCACCCCGTGCCCCGGGAGGTGAACCTGCACCGGTTCTTCTGGCGCGAGATCACCCTCGTCGGCGCACGCCTCTACGACCGGAGCGACTTCGAGAAGGCCGTGGCCCTGGTGGCCGACGGCACGATCCCCGCCAAGGCCCTGATCTCCGCCGTGGTGCCGCTCGCCGAGGCGGCCGACGCCTTCGAGGCGCTCGAAGCCGGCGGCGACGTCATGAAGATCCTGCTCGACTGCGCCACCGCAGTGGCCGGAGGCGCCGAGTGA
- a CDS encoding FadR/GntR family transcriptional regulator has product MLNQTQAEEEHPVDGAPTETASDARPVEPAANGSVYRPGYEVVAEQILKLIAERQLQPGDRMPTEVELASSLGTSRTVVREAVKILSAIGRVRAQKGRGLYVADDEGMLGSSRWGGFFMPTDLDQIFMLFEFRRVQEMAASRLAATRATPVQLNVIKDAMDLCSEGHHTGRDRLFDQGDDAFHLGIAEASHNPFLVASVREARRLQRQASTIGLHGAVGDHARDAVVEHAAIFGAIRDGDPEAAAEATSVHLDKTLEEYRREIQRRVFGSGPAESR; this is encoded by the coding sequence ATGCTGAACCAGACCCAGGCAGAGGAGGAGCATCCGGTGGACGGCGCGCCAACAGAGACGGCATCGGACGCGCGACCGGTCGAGCCGGCGGCGAACGGTTCCGTGTACCGGCCCGGTTACGAGGTCGTAGCGGAGCAGATCCTCAAGCTCATCGCCGAGCGGCAGCTGCAACCGGGGGACCGGATGCCGACGGAGGTCGAACTGGCCTCGTCCCTGGGGACCAGCAGGACGGTCGTGCGCGAGGCGGTGAAGATCCTCTCGGCGATCGGCCGGGTCCGCGCCCAGAAGGGACGCGGACTCTACGTCGCGGACGACGAGGGCATGCTCGGCTCGTCGCGCTGGGGCGGGTTCTTCATGCCGACGGACCTGGACCAGATCTTCATGCTCTTCGAGTTCCGCCGGGTGCAGGAGATGGCCGCCAGCCGACTGGCCGCGACCCGGGCGACCCCGGTCCAGCTGAATGTCATCAAGGACGCCATGGACCTGTGCAGCGAGGGGCACCACACGGGCCGCGACCGCCTCTTCGACCAGGGTGACGACGCGTTCCACCTGGGCATCGCCGAGGCCTCGCACAACCCCTTCCTGGTCGCGTCGGTCCGCGAGGCCCGGCGGTTGCAGCGTCAGGCCAGCACCATCGGCTTGCACGGGGCGGTCGGCGACCACGCCAGGGACGCGGTCGTCGAGCACGCCGCCATCTTCGGCGCGATCCGCGACGGTGACCCGGAGGCCGCGGCCGAGGCGACCAGCGTGCACCTGGACAAGACACTTGAGGAGTACCGGCGCGAGATCCAGCGCCGGGTCTTCGGATCGGGCCCGGCCGAGAGCCGCTGA
- a CDS encoding fumarylacetoacetate hydrolase family protein yields the protein MRLLRIGAPGAERPTVLDTTAQGRDRYLGLDGIAEDFDGAFFASDGIRRVREAFAAGTLSELAAPAGGWRIGAPVARPGKVLCIGLNYRDHAEETGAAIPQRPVVFMKDPGTVVGPFDQVLIPRGSRRTDWEVELAVVIGRRARYLDSREEALACVAGYAISNDVSEREFQLDFSSQWDLGKSCETFNPLGPWLVTADEVGDPQGLGLRLAVDGVPRQDGQTKNMVFDVAEIVRYLSQYLVLEPGDVINTGTPAGVALGLLGQPYLRAGQTVELEIDRLGSQRQTFAQA from the coding sequence ATGAGACTGCTGCGAATCGGAGCCCCCGGGGCGGAACGGCCCACTGTGCTCGACACGACCGCGCAAGGCCGCGACCGCTACCTCGGCCTGGACGGCATCGCCGAGGACTTCGACGGGGCGTTCTTCGCCTCGGACGGGATCCGGCGGGTGCGCGAGGCGTTCGCGGCGGGCACGCTCAGCGAGCTGGCCGCCCCCGCCGGCGGCTGGCGGATCGGCGCCCCGGTGGCCAGGCCGGGCAAGGTGCTCTGCATCGGCCTGAACTACCGTGACCACGCGGAGGAGACCGGTGCGGCGATCCCGCAGCGTCCGGTGGTCTTCATGAAGGACCCGGGAACCGTGGTCGGCCCCTTCGACCAGGTGCTGATCCCGCGCGGCTCGCGCCGGACGGACTGGGAGGTGGAACTCGCGGTCGTGATCGGCCGTCGGGCCCGCTACCTGGACTCCCGCGAGGAGGCGCTGGCCTGTGTGGCCGGCTACGCGATCAGCAACGACGTGTCCGAGCGCGAGTTCCAGCTGGACTTCTCCAGCCAGTGGGACCTCGGCAAGTCCTGCGAGACCTTCAACCCGCTGGGCCCCTGGCTGGTCACCGCAGACGAGGTCGGCGACCCGCAGGGCCTCGGGCTGCGGCTTGCCGTGGACGGCGTACCGCGGCAGGACGGGCAGACCAAGAACATGGTCTTCGACGTAGCCGAGATCGTCCGCTACCTGAGCCAGTACCTCGTACTGGAACCCGGCGACGTCATCAACACCGGCACCCCGGCCGGCGTCGCCCTGGGCCTGCTCGGACAGCCCTACCTGCGGGCCGGTCAGACCGTCGAGCTGGAGATCGACCGGCTTGGCTCCCAGCGGCAGACCTTCGCCCAGGCCTGA
- a CDS encoding amidohydrolase family protein, producing the protein MTSRAMPSILDCHVHLWDPRRLDYPWLEEAPELNRPFTADDFAALRPEPVEVVFMEAGRKERQAADEIEWVRGQAEHNTWIRGAVAHVPLERPAEAAEAIRRFAADPFVVGVRRNLQDEAPGFIEDPQLRAGVRLLGEAGLPFDACVRRHQLDELAQLAVACPDTTIVLNHLGKPKADTRSQWSQALRQVAKQPNTVCKLSGLATELPPDTPRAFALSLLREALDLFGPDRCLFGSDWPVMQLATDYRSWLDLVQEALAPTPWTVQDAVLRGNAERVYRLAPSRFHPAEPAGPTQKEAP; encoded by the coding sequence GTGACCAGCCGCGCCATGCCCTCGATCCTGGACTGCCACGTCCACCTCTGGGACCCGCGGCGCCTCGACTACCCCTGGCTCGAAGAGGCTCCCGAGCTCAACCGTCCGTTCACCGCCGACGACTTCGCCGCGCTCCGCCCCGAGCCGGTCGAGGTGGTCTTCATGGAGGCCGGGCGGAAGGAGAGGCAGGCCGCGGACGAGATCGAATGGGTCCGCGGCCAGGCCGAACACAACACCTGGATCCGGGGCGCGGTCGCCCATGTGCCGCTCGAACGGCCCGCCGAGGCCGCCGAGGCGATCCGGCGGTTCGCGGCGGACCCGTTCGTGGTCGGGGTGCGCCGCAACCTCCAGGACGAGGCGCCTGGCTTCATCGAGGACCCGCAGCTGCGTGCCGGGGTCCGGCTGCTCGGCGAGGCGGGGCTCCCGTTCGACGCCTGCGTCCGCCGGCACCAGCTGGACGAGCTGGCGCAGCTGGCCGTGGCCTGCCCGGACACCACGATCGTCCTGAACCACCTGGGCAAGCCGAAGGCGGACACCAGGAGCCAGTGGTCGCAGGCACTGCGCCAGGTGGCGAAGCAGCCGAACACCGTCTGCAAGCTCTCCGGCCTGGCCACCGAGCTGCCACCGGACACCCCGCGCGCGTTCGCGCTCTCGCTGCTCCGCGAAGCACTCGACCTGTTCGGGCCCGACCGCTGCCTGTTCGGCAGCGACTGGCCGGTGATGCAGCTCGCCACCGACTACCGCTCCTGGCTCGACCTGGTCCAGGAGGCGCTGGCACCCACTCCGTGGACCGTCCAGGACGCGGTGCTGCGAGGCAACGCGGAGCGCGTCTACCGACTCGCCCCCTCCCGGTTCCACCCGGCCGAACCGGCCGGCCCGACCCAGAAGGAAGCACCATGA
- a CDS encoding SDR family oxidoreductase, giving the protein MNPFDLTGRLAVVTGARRGIGRAMARALAEAGADVIGVSANLEESGSDVEKDVTAAGRHFEPIRTDLSDQAAVIALGRELAGRDRPVDILVNNAGTIRRAPAAEHPAEDWNLVLQVNLTAQFTLTQAVGASMVRRGQGKIIFTASLLSYQGGITVPGYTAAKHGVAGLTKALANEWAAHGVNVNAIAPGYIATDNTQALQDDPARSAAILDRIPAARWGRADDLAGATVFLASPASDYVHGTILPVDGGWLGR; this is encoded by the coding sequence GTGAACCCCTTCGACCTGACCGGCAGACTGGCCGTGGTCACCGGCGCCCGCCGGGGCATCGGCCGGGCGATGGCCCGCGCCCTGGCCGAGGCCGGCGCCGACGTCATCGGCGTCAGCGCCAACCTGGAGGAGAGCGGCAGCGACGTCGAGAAGGACGTCACCGCCGCCGGACGCCACTTCGAGCCGATCCGGACGGACCTGTCCGACCAGGCCGCCGTCATCGCCCTCGGCCGCGAACTGGCCGGGCGGGACCGGCCGGTGGACATCCTGGTCAACAACGCCGGCACGATCCGCCGCGCTCCCGCCGCCGAGCATCCCGCCGAGGACTGGAATCTGGTCCTCCAGGTCAACCTCACCGCCCAGTTCACGCTGACCCAGGCGGTCGGCGCGTCCATGGTCCGCCGCGGCCAAGGGAAGATCATCTTCACCGCCTCGCTACTCAGCTACCAGGGCGGTATCACCGTGCCCGGCTACACCGCGGCCAAGCACGGCGTGGCCGGTCTGACCAAAGCCCTGGCCAACGAGTGGGCCGCACACGGCGTGAACGTCAACGCGATCGCCCCCGGCTACATCGCCACCGACAACACCCAGGCCCTGCAGGACGATCCGGCGCGCAGCGCCGCCATCCTGGACCGAATCCCGGCGGCCCGCTGGGGCCGGGCCGACGACCTCGCCGGAGCCACCGTGTTCCTCGCCTCACCGGCATCGGACTACGTGCACGGCACCATCCTGCCGGTCGACGGCGGATGGCTGGGCCGATGA